Genomic segment of Panicum virgatum strain AP13 chromosome 9N, P.virgatum_v5, whole genome shotgun sequence:
CAGCAGGTGAGATTTTCCCTACAGCAAGGTTGAACCATCTATACTTGGTTTGTGTAATGCCTAATATAGTTTTAATTTGTAGGGAGGAATGCAAGTGTAACCCTGTCCGGCTTTTTGCAATTATCTCGTCACAACGATCTGGAAGCGGCTGGTTCGAAACGCTTCTTAACAGCCACACAAATGTTAGCTCCAATGGTGAAATTTTCTCTACAAAAGAAAGGAGAAGTAACATTTCCTCTATAATAAAAACCTTGGATAAAGTGTACAATTTGGATTGGAACAGTAGTGCTTCCAAGAATGAGTGCACCACTGCTGTTGGCTTCAAGTGGATGCTTAATCAGGCGAGCACAAAAACATGCAATCTAGATAATTTATTTGGATGATCCTTTCCATTTATTATTCAGTACGTATCATTTATTGAATGTATAGGCTTCTAAGGATATATCATATTCTCAGCTAGCTAGACAAGAGTACAAGACTGCACCAAACTTTGCCCCCCACTATATGATTGTTTTTGGAAACCCCCTCCATGAAAATGTGGTGTAGCTAGATTTGTTTTCTGACTTGCTGTGAGAAACACATCCGCAGTCCACCCAGGGCTGGGTGGCTAAATAATCTGGTGCCTTGTAGCTCGGCTGCAATTCTTAGATATGTGCTCATTTTATCATGAGTTTTATAGATCTAAGCATGTTAACTGTTTGTGGTTATCATGTGCTCATTTTATCATGAGCTCTCACTTCAGCTGAAATGCTGAATGCTTGAATTATCTGTTATAAATTCTTCATTTTTTAACCTCATGGGTGATTAGAAAAGGGATTATTTCTAACTAGATCTTGAAGTCTTGAATATGACATGATTGTCTTGCAGAGCTAGAAAGCTGTGTAGTCCTATTCTTTTGTGGTTTTGTGGTAATTTCATCATTTGAAAGATTTAAATATTCTGCCTCCAGATCCTCCATGTTTAGATAATGGAAGAGACTTACTGCAAATGCAGATATTTGATTGTTTTAGTAGAATGACTATGTAGGCCAATTGTAATTTCCATGGCGAGCATATTTCTTTGAGTACTTTCATCTAATTCGTCTGTAAACTTTCTTTTTCATGATAGAACAGTTTGATTGTTAAGTCATGAATATTAGCCAAGCGTAGAGAATGGAACGAAAAAGCATTCTTCTGACAGTATATGTTTTCAGGGCCTTGTGGCAAATCATGTTGATGTAGTTGACTACTTCAATCAAAGAGGAGTTTCTGCAATATTTCTCTTCAGAAGGAATCTGCTTCGTCAGTTGGTATCACAACTAGCTAATAATCATGACAGATACCTTAAACAATTAAATGGAACACATAAGGCACATGTTCACACAAAGCATGAGGTAATGCTCTATTGCTCATATTTCAGCTCTGCGTCAACAACGTCTGCAGTCTCTAAGTTGATCTCTATGTTTGGTCTACATTGATCCCTCACAGGCTACAATACTAGCAAAATATAAGCCCAGGCTCAACACAACATCACTAATTTGGCAACTGAAACAAGCAGATGAATACACTCGTGGTGCTCTTGAAAACCTAAAGAGCACCCGGCACATCACGATCTATTATGAGGATCTCATTGTCAACAAAACCGTGAGTTCTAATCGTTGATATAGTTGTTGGCATGTCTTGTTTTCTTTCCTAAAATTGCTTACAAGCATCACATTGGTTGGCCACGTGCAGAAGCTCTTCGATGTCCTGGATTTCCTCAATGTGCCGAGGAGGAAACTAGTAAGCCGGCATGTGAAGATACACACGAAGCCTCTGTCGGAGTACATCGACAACTGGGATGAAGTCTACAGTACTCTCAACGGTACCCAGTACGAGAGCTTCCTGACATCAGACTACATGATCTGACATCACGCTTCTCCACATTTCTTGCGTAGATGTAGATATAGCCCcttcgtgtgtgtgtgtgtgtgtgtgttctttcGTTCTTGTTTGGCCTTGACATGCCTGGCGAAAATTTTGATGCGGGGAAGGCGCTCTGCCATGGCTGCGTTTGAGTTCCTTTGGTAGCCTCACTAATTGTATACCTGCTCTCCTGATGCCCCTGTAACTGATCTTCAAGCTTCTCTGTTCTTTGGTGCTCCACTTGTACGGCTTAGTTTGGAAGTAAAGGGTTAATAACCCAGGGAACATAACCCGTCAGGGGGAATATTGTGGTTAGTTGCTTCCCTGAACTTCCCTGGGTGCCGCACCCCACCTCCCCTGTTGCTGTTTGGCAGCATTTACACGCTCcaactcctccgcctcctctgttgTTGTTTTGCAGTGTTCAGACACCATTCGCTATATAATAATATTCTCTAGCTTATATGCAATCTACTCATATAATTGCAGCACAGACACCATTTGCAGCTCACCTTTTTCTAAACAATTTCATGTGTAGGAACATTAGAGAGATTCAGTAAATTAAGAAAAATTCAGGGGATAAACAGAGCAACAAGATAATCATGTGGCCTTCAGAATAGCAGGATATACTGCACAACCAAGATGAATGGATATATGGTCATGTCCATGCACATACATAGATAAATAATACAAAATAAAATGAGACATGAGATATTTATTTAACAATTTTTGAATTGGAACAAAATGAAGACAGTAGGAAGAACTCAAGCACTAATATCTGTGATTTCAAAGTAACGAGCAACACAATAATAAACTTTCACCAATCTACATTTACTCCACTCCTGGCACAAAATAACTTCTACCTTCTAATGCACCATTTCCAGCAAGCGCTATGCAAAGGAACATAAAGAAAGTTTAATTACAAAAGCACCGGTGAAGAACTAATGACACAGCTTCAACTTCTCTAAACACAAAATCTAATGGTTATGTATTCAACTAATTAAAACAACACTAAACATTAAAAGCATGAAACGCTGCTGCTATATCATTCATGCTAAACATGGATACAAGAACAGATAGAAGCTGCTCCAAACTGCGACTGAATTGTtatcaaaagaagaagaaaaatgtgACTAAACTGAATATGTATAAAGAAGCTCTATCACTACAACCGAACTGAATGTGTATAAAGAAGCTTTACCATGGAGATAAATGAACAAGTACATATAAATACTAACAGGCTCTAAGCTAGCTAGTAACAGATTTCATTTATCATACAATTAATCAGTGATCAATATGGATCAAATAAAATAGATACCTAAAAAATGACAGGTATTGATTGAACATGCATGCAAATTCCATGGTCACCCTTTTGATCTTGTCAACCAAATAAGGCAAAATGGACGGTCGAGAACTTGCAGCTTCTGATTTTACTTATACTACTGTGAGGATTGGAGAATAGACAGTACTGTTTCTGCCTACTTCACATGGTAGATCAAACTTATGGCATCAATGAATGGAGATATCCCACGACCGTTGACTATTCAGATACACATATTTTGTAATTAAATGATAGTGTCTGTTAACAGGAGTCATACTGGGGAGGTATTTTATTGTTATTCAAAGTTCAAATTGTGCTGAAGTCGCTCAAACAGATGAGAGTTCAGACCAGAACACCCAGAGTTAGTATGGCAATTTATGCATGATTTGTTTGGCTTCTCAAATGGTTATGATATGTCAATCATGAATAAGATTGGTCCAAATTGCTACACATGGATCACATCACATCCTACCGTGCATCAGATCAATATGCACCAGCTCTGAAACTATTTTATTTCTAATCAATATCTATAGACTAGTATTTAATTAAAAGATTGCACTGCCTAGCTAACTACCACTAGTAGCAGTACCTGTTTTTTCGTGAAATGAGATGaaaaaagaagcaagattacGAAATGCAGTTACAAAAAGCACTAGTGTTTTAAGCCAAACCACCACTGATTAGTAATTTAGTACCCGATTCAATGGATTGAGACAATGCAAACAAAGAAAGGTGAACAAACACTAGCATACTACATGATACAGTCCTTGCATGTTCTACTCTGGTGAACAAGCACAACCAGCAACATCttaacaaacaacaagcacaaccaGCAACATcttaacaaacaaacaaacaaagagaatCATACGAGCAGAGAGCCCACCTTGTGGATCTTGATGACCCGCCGTTGAAGTGATAGAGCCGGATAAGATCCTCAATTAGAGAGCCCACCTGTGTCAGATCATCCTCCATCCGTGGCTGCAGCTCCTCTTccccattatctaaaaaaggTGTAGGATGAGGAGGAGAAACCTTGTAGGTCATGGAGATGCGGCGTAGAGGTGGACTCACCTGATGCGGCGCGCGGCAGTGGAGGACGAGGGGAGTGCAGCGGAGGTGATGTGCGAAGGCAACACGCCAAGgcgacggaggaggaggagagcacaGTGGaggcgaggtgcggcggcggcagcggaggaggaggagagagcaGCGATAAGCAGGGGCGAGACGCGGGGGGAGTCGTGTCGAGATGGGGAACGCTGCCCGGTGTGTGGAGGTCGGGCTTGTTTCCACGTGGAAAATCGACAAAACCGGCCCGGTGATCCTCGCCAAGCAGGCTTCCAAAGACGTCCATGGAGTGGCCCGTGGAAATTTTACGCGTGGCCTGCCTCCACGGGGAAAAGGTCGGGAACCCGACGGGGAAACGAGTTTCCAAACGATCCCGTGATGGTTGATCATTCCCGGCAGAATGAATGGAATCAGTAGTAGTAGTAGAAACTCAGGTAGAATGCTTAGTGCTACTTGCACCCTGCAGATCGTATTCGCAGTTTTGCATAGAGGGAAAGGGAACGCATGATACATGTTTGGTCGACACTAGCACACTGTCCCAGTTGCCCTTATTCAGATTGCCGGCTTATTGCACAGATGTCATAGGCTGGTTCTGGAAACCGGAAAGACTCGCCGTGAGCGCGGAAATTTCAGCGATCGGGAACTCTTTGGATGTGATCTGAGTGACTTGGGATAAAAAGGCCCCTTTCATGTTGACGCGATCCCATGCTGACTTAGATGGTCAGGCTCATACTTTTCGTGACTTCTCCCGTTGCCGCCTGGCACCAGTCAATGACAAGGATATATGTCCACATCgatgtcctttttttttttgagactttGGAGTCACTTTTGGCGTCAACGGTGTTCTCGAGGCTCTCTCTCCAAGCGCGAAGCTGTACATACATGTTGATACAGGCCCAGAACACCTGTAGGCCCAAGAGCCATATTATGTTTCTGGGCCGAGACAAAAACAAGTCCAAGCCCAGCATTAGTGAGTAGGAGTAATTTTAAGTAAACTATCCATTTGACAAAAAAGTAAAAAACCATTTGTAATATAGGCGTTAGACAGTGTTTCAAACTAATTTCTTTCATATCCCCACATACAATTTCTGCACCAAAAGATGGCTGGCCAGCGTGGCCACATTGCTGCTAATTCCTAGCTGTCCGATCGGGCGTACGAACGGTACAGATTGTGCAATTCTCGGTTTGCAAAAAAGATCTCTACCTAGCGAAACCGACCTACTGTCTGACCTTCTCTCTCAGGTATTTTTGGAAAAATCCACAACTTTTATTAAAATCAGCCCACAGTTCAACCTTTTCTGTCAGGAAAATTTGCAAACAAAAGCTTACGATCTCACAAAATCAACCTGCCATTCTACTCCTCTATCAGGACTTGTTTTAGAAAACCTCAGATTCTCATTGAATCAAATTACAACCATTCCCTTCGTTACTTCTTCATGAGCAATATTATACATACAATTTGAATAAAAAATACATCAAAATCAAAAGTTATTCaatataaaatttgataaaaaattcAGAAACTACAACTTTGTTGTAGAGCAAACTTTAAATTTCAAAACGCTTTCGCAATTAGTTTGCACAAATACTTACATGCAATCCGTTCTACGCATAATTTGGGTACTAAAACATAAATTTCAAAATGCTTTCGCAATTAGTTTGCCAAATACCTGCATGCAATCTGTTCTACGCACAATTTAGACATTAAAAtatcttcaaataaaaaatattcaatACAAAAATTGTTTATAATTTCAAAATCTATAGTTTTATTATAGAGTACAACTTCAAATACAAAGCCCTTCTAAAAAATGctcaaaattttaaaacctgaagcttagctacacaacaaaattattaaTTCAAAGCAATTTTGTAATTCGTTCAACATAGAATCCAATTTTGCTACCATCTATTCACCGTTCTTCTACAACCACTactttctataaaaaaaataacaacACATCTATTAATTTCCACATGATTAAAAGTCAAAATCTCCTCATTTAGCGAATACATTAAGCTTCCGGCTAATTTTGCTCCGCCCTTCCTAATAAATAATTTTACCCCTCCTTTCACCATAATAAATATAGTAAAAAATCATAGATTCATTTCGATACTCAAAACAACATACTACTTAAATGATAGCTTCACGATAATAGAATGACCAAAATATATACCAAGTGTAACAATGGTCTGCAGACCATGACATCAATGCAAAAACAACGAAGTGATGAATTTGTCTAACGTATGTtgcattaaaaatatttttttaccaaGATATAATAATTATTGTATGTGCGAAGTAAAATCTGCATTAACTACAAACATACGACACGAAATATAGACCATGCATGACAAAGCTGTGGGCCTTTCTAGTATTGAGACGATGCCCAAAAGTCTTTCTTGTCTTTTTGGTTATTCAGATTTAGACTTcccaaaacttttttttttgttatgtgATCTGAAATTGCAGGGGGTTTACATCCTTCTTTTATACTAAAGACTCTTCCGGTTCATATGTTATGTAGGGAacgttttatttttctttagtGATTTCTGCCAATACCCTTAGTTTTTGCTTTCTTTTAGCGAGTTTTTTTTTGGTTCAGGCAACAGATGGGCAAATACTATGGGTGACGCGTGCTTCTACGACATCGTATCGCAGAAGCGGTTTGTCCGCCGATCCGCTCACTTTTTTGTTTTCTCACCAGCCCAAGTTATAGGCCtatatttctttatttttgtttcttctcGCTTCTTGTTCCAGCTTTATTTCTAGATTCTGCTTCATTTCGTTCACCGCCCCAATAATATGGTGGATGGGATGCATCTAAAGCCAACTATACTATTCTCTGGAGTTCCCAATCTTATTTCCCTATACCAAATTTTATGAAGCTTTATTATCTCTTCCACCAGTTTACAACTTTTGTTccacaaattaaataaaattttctaTGGATCAAATATATCTTGTTCCATGCAAAAATGAGCATTTTTGTTCCAAGTGATTTCCATATATGTTTCATCAGTTCACAACTTTTTTCTAATATTCATTTCGATGGACAATTTGTTCCAATGGTACTGTTGGATCCAATTTCCAATGCAATAATTTGTTCTAATGGTCCAGTTGGATGCAACAAATTCAGATAGCAAATTCTAAAATTAGTTCCATTGTAACAAATTTTTATACATTTGTTCCAATGGAAAACTTTTATTCTCATCTGCAATAATGCAACAAAAAGTTTTAGTTACAAATTTTTAgagtaataatatttatttaggCTGTTCAGTTGGTTAGGCTGTATGTTTTGGTTTGATCACAATTTTTTTAATCATGTTCTAGTTCATCTAATAGAAATATGAGCTTTTGGTTAGGCTATTCACGTTTCTAACGCCTACGCTTTTGGTTCAGGCGCTCGCGAACCAAATTGGACCTcttcaaaatttcagtgcaataAAAAACCAGCATCCCCACACATGCTTCTGCGATGAATTAAATCTCGACAAACGCGCGTCGCGCTGCAGAGTACAAAAGAGAAAACATCGATGGCCGGCACAGCCTCACAGGCCCACAAACTCATATGGACCAAGATATCTGGTTGTTTAAGTGCAAAGGCGGTGAGTGCGTACTCGCCCCCGCGTCGTCTCCCTTGGAGGCGACTCGGGCGGCACCCACCCCGCCACCGCGCAACCTCCCCCACCCGACCTCCCCCTCCACCGCGCAACCTCCCGAGCACCTgcggggaaggcggcggcggggcctctcCTGTGCAGCGAGCACGCGCGGCCGCGCGCGACGAGCGGCGCCGGGTGccgggcgcggtggcggcggctgcccgGGGTTGCGGATCCGGCGTCCTGGGGACCGGATCCGGCGCCCCTGGGGGCTG
This window contains:
- the LOC120691481 gene encoding uncharacterized protein LOC120691481 isoform X2; this translates as MGGAKGEEKPGGADDWCYQFGNKNTFDLKAPKKSPLALRMFVFAMTMLCGISICSMCMKQLGSDGWSRIVKIEVVEPPCNKSTVPPSEAQFVHYPQPITYSREECKCNPVRLFAIISSQRSGSGWFETLLNSHTNGLVANHVDVVDYFNQRGVSAIFLFRRNLLRQLVSQLANNHDRYLKQLNGTHKAHVHTKHEATILAKYKPRLNTTSLIWQLKQADEYTRGALENLKSTRHITIYYEDLIVNKTKLFDVLDFLNVPRRKLVSRHVKIHTKPLSEYIDNWDEVYSTLNGTQYESFLTSDYMI
- the LOC120691481 gene encoding nodulation protein H-like isoform X1; the protein is MGGAKGEEKPGGADDWCYQFGNKNTFDLKAPKKSPLALRMFVFAMTMLCGISICSMCMKQLGSDGWSRIVKIEVVEPPCNKSTVPPSEAQFVHYPQPITYSREECKCNPVRLFAIISSQRSGSGWFETLLNSHTNVSSNGEIFSTKERRSNISSIIKTLDKVYNLDWNSSASKNECTTAVGFKWMLNQGLVANHVDVVDYFNQRGVSAIFLFRRNLLRQLVSQLANNHDRYLKQLNGTHKAHVHTKHEATILAKYKPRLNTTSLIWQLKQADEYTRGALENLKSTRHITIYYEDLIVNKTKLFDVLDFLNVPRRKLVSRHVKIHTKPLSEYIDNWDEVYSTLNGTQYESFLTSDYMI